ATCTTTTGCTTTAGTAGTTCGCTCATACCCGTTATTGTGTTCAAAGGATTCCTCACCTCATGTGCAACCATAAGGGACATATACCCAAGGGGAATAATGTAGTCGAGTTTATCCACATCCATAATGCCCTCTTTCCCCTCTTCTTCCCCCTTCTTTTTTACAAATTCCACCAGTGTCTCTATCATCTTATAAACCTCTATCATCTGGCCTTTTTCTTTCCTCGATTCTTCGAACCTGACCAGTTTCTCAGCCCTTTTTACCAGCTCGAGTACAGGACGTGTCATGGCAAGAATCACAACAAGGGAACATAAAGATGAGAAAAGGGAAGCCCCGAATACCCACAATGAAACTACTTTAGATTGTCTTATCATATTTGCAGCAACAACTCCCGAGAGAAGGCTTGTAAGGAATACAACCAGCGGGATGATTGTATTCAAACTGTATCTTAGATTGCTGGGGTCTTTAAAAAAATTTTTCAACCTCCTCCCCTCATTGCACCCATCATGTTCCACCAGGGCATAAATATGGCAAGGGCAAGGAATAATACCATGATTGAAAGACCAGCGGTAAGTATCGGTTCTATCCACGCTGAGAGTCTGTTCACCGAATAGGTAACCTCCCTGTCATAATGTGTTGATATCTCCCTCAGCATCTCTTCAAGGGAACCTGTCTCTTCACCTGTTGAGACAAGGTGTATCACAAGGGGAGGGAAAATCTTAGCATCCCTCATCGGTCTTGATATACCCCTTCCCTTCTCTATCTTTACACCAATCTCAAGTACCTTTCTTGCAATAAAATTATTTCCAACTGTCCTCGACACAATTTCCAATGTTTTTACAATAGGGACACCGGCTTTCACTAAATTCTCGAGCGTAAAAGCAAACCTGCCCATACATATCTTCAGAATAATAGGGCCGATAAGGGGAACTTTTAACTTAAGATTGTCAAACAGAAAAGAACCCCTCTCTGTTCTTATGTATAGAAAGAAAAGAACTATTATTGCAATAAGTCCACTTATTACAAACACACCATATGCACTCATAATATCATTGATAAATATGAGGATCTGCGTTGGAAGGGGCAGGGCAACCTTTGAGCCTTTAAACAAAGGAACAAACTTTGGCACTACAACGTTTATAAGGACAATAAAGGCTATCACAAGGGTACCGATTACAAACATCGGGTATCTCAGTGCAGATTTTAACATTTCTTTTGTCCTCATCTGGAACTCCAGCACCCCGGAAAGCCTTTCTAAAACCTCCTCGAGAGAACCACCCAGTTCCCCTGCCCTCACCATACTTGTATATAGTTCCGGGAATATACCTTTGTGCTTCGAGAGGGCATCTGAAAAACTCTGACCCCTATCAACGTCCTGACAGATTGTCCTTATTGCTGCCTTAAGCCTTGTGTTTGATGTCTGTTCTTCAAGGGCCTTAAGCCCGGAAATCAGCGGGATACCAGCCCTTACAACGGTCTGTAATTGCCGTGTAAAAAATACAAGGTCATCGTATTTTACCCTTTGAAATCTCACAAAAATATCATCAAGGGAAGATAATCCACGTCCTATTTCTGACGCTGAAACGGGAAAAAGCCCCATTGCGTCGAGCTGCTGATACACCGCTTGTTTGCCATCACCATCTAAGGTTCCTGTTATCAGGGAACCCTTTTCATCCCGTGCTCTGTATGTAAATGTACCCATATATACCTTAAAAAGTTAATCTACCTGCGCTGCGGTCAAGGCCTCTTCCAATGTTGTTACACCAAAAAGTGCCTTCATTATTGCATCATCCCGTAACAATCTCATCCCTTTCTCTATCCCCTTCTTCCTTATCACATCGCTTGAAGATTTGTTAACAACAAGTTCCCTTAATTCATCATCCAATACAAGGATTTCAAACACACCTACCCTGCCTCTATACCCCTTGTATTGACATGAAGGGCATCCTTTACCCCTGTAAAGCAAAACATTTTCGTTTATATTAAAACTTTTGTGGATTGAAGGTGGTGGATAATACGATTCCTTGCACTCAGGGCAGACTCTCCGGATTAATCTCTGCCCAATTACACATGAAACAGAAGATGCGACAAGGAAAGGTTCAATTCCCATCTCAATCATCCTTGTTAAAGCACTGGGGGCATCGTTTGTATGCAGGGTAGATAAAACAACATGACCGGTAAGCGCCGAATGAATAGCTATTGTTGCAGTTTCCGTGTCCCTTATTTCACCTATCATGATGATATCCGGGTCCTGCCTTAACATTGACCTTAAACCCGTATCAAAGGTAAGCCCTGCCTTTGGATTTACCTGAGCCTGAGTAAGGCCCTCAACAGTATACTCAACCGGGTCTTCTATAGTAATTATGTTCTTCTCGGGGGAATTAATATAGTTCAAGATAGCGTATAATGATGTGGATTTGCCGCTCCCTGTTGGTCCTGTTGAAAGTATAAACCCATAGGGTCTTTTAAGCACATTCTTCAATTTCTCACTATCGTCGTGGAGTAACCCCAGCTTATCAATTCCATAGAGAGACGTACTCTTATCGAGAAGACGAAGTACTGCCTTTTCTCCATGTATTGTGGGGA
This is a stretch of genomic DNA from Pseudomonadota bacterium. It encodes these proteins:
- a CDS encoding type II secretion system F family protein: MGTFTYRARDEKGSLITGTLDGDGKQAVYQQLDAMGLFPVSASEIGRGLSSLDDIFVRFQRVKYDDLVFFTRQLQTVVRAGIPLISGLKALEEQTSNTRLKAAIRTICQDVDRGQSFSDALSKHKGIFPELYTSMVRAGELGGSLEEVLERLSGVLEFQMRTKEMLKSALRYPMFVIGTLVIAFIVLINVVVPKFVPLFKGSKVALPLPTQILIFINDIMSAYGVFVISGLIAIIVLFFLYIRTERGSFLFDNLKLKVPLIGPIILKICMGRFAFTLENLVKAGVPIVKTLEIVSRTVGNNFIARKVLEIGVKIEKGRGISRPMRDAKIFPPLVIHLVSTGEETGSLEEMLREISTHYDREVTYSVNRLSAWIEPILTAGLSIMVLFLALAIFMPWWNMMGAMRGGG
- a CDS encoding GspE/PulE family protein — its product is SRQLGIPIVNLDEVNIQENLIKLISVDTAKNCMAIPVEKRFNVLKLAMVDPLDIDAMDEIARIVRMETEPLIVTEGELKRALEKYYGIKTIVEETLERMKGKDEVTLIKEEEEEEQDERISVDMAEEEPVVRFVNSLLAQALADSASDIHVEPYKRTMRVRMRVDGRLRAIPSPDKSMFLAIVSRIKILSGIDIAKTRIPQDGRFNIREGTREFGVRVSTFPTIHGEKAVLRLLDKSTSLYGIDKLGLLHDDSEKLKNVLKRPYGFILSTGPTGSGKSTSLYAILNYINSPEKNIITIEDPVEYTVEGLTQAQVNPKAGLTFDTGLRSMLRQDPDIIMIGEIRDTETATIAIHSALTGHVVLSTLHTNDAPSALTRMIEMGIEPFLVASSVSCVIGQRLIRRVCPECKESYYPPPSIHKSFNINENVLLYRGKGCPSCQYKGYRGRVGVFEILVLDDELRELVVNKSSSDVIRKKGIEKGMRLLRDDAIMKALFGVTTLEEALTAAQVD